From the genome of Populus alba chromosome 10, ASM523922v2, whole genome shotgun sequence, one region includes:
- the LOC118048783 gene encoding uncharacterized protein gives METLQSWRVRLSFKNATIFMTLLNTITALFLLQGFLSSPSSRNSKLSPDHSNSVKLSYIKESEEMRLATQPWKLIKRVKEIEQEVHAGPETVQQKDIKQTAAADLSKRLQDFRSLNNASSLKALDEWRKRKMERARQWALEKNGTITSQA, from the exons atggagaCACTGCAGTCATGGAGAGTGAGACTTTCCTTCAAGAACGCTACAATATTCATGACGTTGCTGAATACAATCACAGCCCTTTTCTTGCTTCAGGgctttctctcttctccctcttccCGCAACAGCAAGCTCTCACCTGACCACTCCAATTCAG TTAAGCTCAGCTACATCAAGGAGTCTGAAGAGATGCGCCTTGCCACGCAACCTTGGAAGCTTATAAAAAGA GTGAAAGAAATTGAGCAAGAAGTACATGCAGGACCTGAAACAGTCCAACAGAAAGATATCAAGCAGACTGCTGCCGCTGATCTTTCTAAAAGGTTACAGGATTTCCGTTCGCTTAATAATGCTTCCAGTTTGAAAG CTTTAGATGAATGGCGTAAACGAAAGATGGAACGAGCAAGACAGTGGGCTTTGGAAAAAAATGGAACAATAACCTCCCAAGCTTGA